One Acetobacterium sp. KB-1 DNA segment encodes these proteins:
- a CDS encoding TetR/AcrR family transcriptional regulator: MPKIYSNEKRQEIRNQLMIVGLELIKQHGLKKMSIHALTKSVGIAQGTFYNFFNSKEMLVYELANAYQQSINHKLDEIIKAKGHLERNDLRELYDCMFLSDENNVYRFLTREDLQLLFTRLPGDCFHKMTDIKTEMERNLRHASEKKEQYDLDAVINWIQLMNLTLQNKDILVKAGIEKMILQLIENMLDELF, translated from the coding sequence GTGCCAAAAATATATTCAAACGAAAAACGACAAGAAATCAGAAATCAGCTTATGATCGTTGGCTTGGAACTCATCAAACAACATGGTCTAAAAAAAATGAGTATTCATGCGCTTACAAAAAGCGTAGGCATTGCTCAAGGGACCTTTTATAATTTTTTTAACTCAAAAGAAATGTTGGTTTATGAACTTGCTAATGCTTACCAGCAAAGCATAAATCATAAGCTTGACGAAATTATTAAAGCAAAGGGGCACCTTGAACGCAATGATTTGCGCGAACTATACGATTGCATGTTTTTAAGCGATGAGAATAATGTCTATCGTTTTCTGACAAGGGAAGATCTTCAGCTTTTATTCACCAGACTTCCCGGCGACTGTTTTCATAAAATGACCGATATAAAAACAGAAATGGAAAGAAATTTACGCCATGCGAGCGAAAAAAAAGAGCAATATGATCTCGATGCAGTCATTAACTGGATTCAGCTCATGAATCTCACCCTCCAAAATAAAGATATATTGGTAAAAGCCGGGATTGAGAAAATGATCCTCCAGCTGATCGAAAACATGTTAGATGAATTATTTTAG
- a CDS encoding DUF3795 domain-containing protein, whose translation MEDNLIAPCGMNCSLCVAYQMKKGDLKKQGFNRKYCPGCIPRGENCTHMGDRCELLKNGRVRFCYECGEFPCKRLKGLDKRYRTKYHMSMIKNLQALQKNGMVAFLESEKKQWACPKCGEPICCHNGLCLHCDLEILRENRRYRWNEEDA comes from the coding sequence ATGGAAGATAACCTGATCGCACCCTGTGGCATGAATTGCAGCTTGTGTGTCGCCTATCAAATGAAAAAAGGAGATTTGAAAAAGCAGGGATTTAATCGAAAATACTGTCCCGGCTGTATTCCCAGAGGTGAAAACTGCACCCACATGGGCGATCGGTGTGAGTTACTCAAAAATGGGCGGGTTCGTTTTTGTTATGAATGCGGTGAGTTTCCTTGTAAACGATTAAAGGGATTGGATAAGCGTTATCGGACTAAATATCATATGAGTATGATTAAAAACCTCCAAGCACTTCAGAAAAATGGGATGGTAGCTTTTCTAGAGAGCGAAAAAAAACAGTGGGCGTGTCCCAAATGTGGCGAACCAATTTGTTGTCATAACGGTCTCTGTCTGCATTGTGATCTCGAGATTTTGCGAGAAAATCGCCGATACCGCTGGAATGAAGAAGACGCCTGA
- a CDS encoding GyrI-like domain-containing protein — MVTNELVSKAIEYIVENLNEEITIEDVADYCHLSKYYFCRIFKAETGEGVYAFIKRLKMEQSAIEMKLGKNKSITDIGMTYGYSSSNYSTAFKKHHHLSPAEFRKTVNAICAPHPYISDHLAKFQSFEEYNQKIEIRELADFWVIYERYLGNYLDLGEQWLTFVAKYQAYVNCDALLIERFYDDPSITKVSQCLYDLCMTVDANLRLENTTSIEGGKFAIYRFDGLIKDIYESLQGIFNIWLPNSGYKMDERYGLDIYRKIDRENSHVIMDLCIPIK, encoded by the coding sequence ATGGTTACAAATGAATTGGTCAGCAAAGCGATTGAGTATATTGTTGAAAACCTGAATGAGGAAATCACAATCGAAGATGTGGCGGATTATTGCCATTTGTCCAAATATTATTTTTGCAGAATTTTTAAAGCCGAAACAGGTGAAGGGGTCTATGCCTTTATCAAGCGCCTGAAAATGGAACAAAGCGCCATTGAAATGAAGCTTGGCAAGAATAAATCGATTACCGATATCGGGATGACCTATGGCTACAGTTCGTCAAATTACAGCACCGCCTTTAAGAAGCACCATCACCTTTCCCCGGCGGAATTTCGCAAAACCGTGAATGCCATCTGTGCCCCGCATCCGTATATTTCCGATCATCTGGCAAAATTTCAATCCTTTGAAGAATACAACCAGAAGATTGAGATCAGAGAGTTAGCGGATTTTTGGGTGATCTATGAGCGGTATCTGGGAAATTATCTTGACCTGGGAGAGCAGTGGTTGACCTTTGTTGCGAAGTATCAAGCGTATGTCAATTGCGATGCCCTTCTTATTGAACGTTTTTACGATGATCCTTCCATTACCAAGGTTAGCCAATGTTTGTATGATCTTTGTATGACCGTTGATGCGAACTTAAGGCTTGAGAATACGACCAGCATTGAGGGCGGAAAATTTGCCATTTACCGCTTTGATGGGTTGATCAAGGATATCTATGAGAGTCTTCAGGGCATTTTTAATATCTGGTTGCCAAACAGTGGTTATAAAATGGATGAGCGCTATGGACTTGATATTTATCGCAAGATTGATCGAGAAAACAGTCATGTGATCATGGATTTGTGTATTCCCATTAAATAA
- a CDS encoding DUF6144 family protein, with protein MFDIRKMQEQVIYQAVKDKSNEDIAKAIVFGSDKQVKTEDNPTWVKVTMERLENQFDQAGVLQIRRNCQCGYGMDEKLALVKELVAASASLEEFGNQDRANAAGLYSDNGELYLQFHFCPCPMLEGVDRLETDTWCQCTTGYSQVLFEKAFQCQVEVELLKSIKMGDDKCLMKIIPQKNIWK; from the coding sequence ATGTTTGATATCAGAAAAATGCAGGAACAGGTTATTTATCAGGCGGTCAAAGATAAAAGCAATGAGGATATCGCCAAAGCAATCGTTTTTGGCTCCGATAAACAGGTAAAAACCGAGGATAACCCGACATGGGTAAAAGTGACGATGGAACGGCTGGAAAATCAATTCGATCAGGCTGGCGTTTTACAGATCCGGAGAAACTGTCAGTGCGGCTACGGCATGGATGAGAAATTGGCGCTGGTAAAAGAGCTGGTTGCAGCATCAGCGAGTTTGGAAGAATTCGGGAATCAGGATCGGGCCAATGCGGCGGGGCTTTATAGTGATAATGGTGAACTTTATCTGCAATTTCATTTTTGTCCCTGTCCCATGCTGGAAGGAGTTGATCGCCTGGAAACCGATACCTGGTGTCAATGTACCACTGGTTACAGCCAGGTGCTTTTTGAAAAAGCGTTTCAGTGTCAAGTTGAGGTGGAGCTCCTGAAAAGCATCAAAATGGGTGATGATAAATGCCTGATGAAGATTATTCCGCAAAAAAATATCTGGAAGTAA
- a CDS encoding flavodoxin gives MNTAVIYYSLQGNMDLVARKIGENEAVDLFRLIPQKKYPTGKISKYLWGGKSVTFGERPKLTNPTIDLDHYEVLVIGTPIWAGTWTPPLNTFLHDYSIIGKKIILTATHQGGGADKCFEKMKASLNGNTIVGTFQFKEPLQQMDANIDEKIEEIRTLIEN, from the coding sequence ATGAACACTGCGGTTATTTATTATTCACTACAAGGAAATATGGATTTAGTTGCCCGGAAAATTGGCGAAAATGAGGCCGTTGATCTATTCAGGCTGATTCCCCAAAAGAAATACCCGACTGGAAAAATTAGCAAATATTTATGGGGCGGTAAAAGTGTGACCTTTGGAGAACGGCCTAAACTAACAAATCCGACCATCGACCTGGATCACTATGAGGTTCTGGTCATTGGCACACCGATTTGGGCCGGAACATGGACACCCCCACTGAATACCTTTCTTCACGATTACAGCATTATCGGGAAAAAGATTATTCTGACCGCAACCCACCAAGGCGGTGGAGCCGACAAATGCTTTGAAAAAATGAAGGCAAGTCTTAATGGAAATACGATTGTCGGCACGTTTCAATTTAAGGAACCGCTCCAGCAGATGGATGCAAATATCGATGAAAAAATAGAAGAAATTAGAACCCTGATTGAAAATTAA
- a CDS encoding TetR/AcrR family transcriptional regulator, with the protein MKTVKEGEVRKQEILMVARELFVTKGYEQTSVNDILKIVGIAKGTFYYYFKSKEEVLAAIILNIVEEGAKRAEQILKDKSVPLISRMMMAIMAQSPEFEGSEAIRDEMHKVENAKLEQFYTKAMLKRMTPLLEDAVAEGVEADLFHLNYPRETIESILLLGHMLFDCNIMDWEVEDYPEKIQSYLANMERMLGTKEGELKDFLQMFV; encoded by the coding sequence ATGAAGACAGTCAAAGAAGGAGAAGTCCGAAAACAGGAAATCCTCATGGTAGCCCGCGAGTTATTTGTAACAAAGGGCTACGAACAGACATCGGTGAATGATATTTTAAAAATCGTGGGTATCGCCAAAGGCACCTTCTATTATTATTTTAAATCCAAGGAAGAAGTGCTGGCCGCGATTATTCTGAATATTGTTGAAGAAGGTGCCAAACGGGCAGAACAAATTCTTAAGGACAAATCCGTGCCGCTGATTAGTCGGATGATGATGGCGATTATGGCCCAGTCCCCGGAGTTTGAAGGATCGGAGGCGATCAGGGACGAAATGCACAAGGTAGAAAATGCCAAACTGGAACAGTTTTACACCAAAGCCATGCTCAAACGGATGACCCCGCTACTAGAAGATGCGGTTGCCGAAGGGGTTGAAGCCGATCTGTTTCATTTAAATTATCCCCGGGAAACGATTGAATCTATTTTACTGCTTGGTCATATGCTCTTTGACTGCAATATTATGGATTGGGAAGTAGAAGACTATCCGGAAAAAATCCAGAGCTATCTGGCCAATATGGAAAGAATGTTGGGGACAAAAGAAGGAGAACTGAAGGACTTTTTACAAATGTTTGTCTAA
- a CDS encoding MFS transporter, whose protein sequence is MKQQKIIAGFPNQNAAMKKFKVLLAGVFISSIGSGLTDFGLAIYILNRTGSVSATGVFAVCAFLPAILLAPVGGVLADRYDRRLMMILGELFSGLALLICLVAVMSSYPSLVAICVGAGISSVFSALTEPAFKATITDLLSAADFARAGGMVQLASSAKLLIAPAVAGLLLQVTPVSSLIILDMLTFFTTVLIIAFVRKGLVSRKRAVANLDFISEMSDGITAIRSKKGIMTMIAIMTITTFCLGFVQMLSKPLVLAIAGERELGILTTVIAMGMMAGSLIISIIKHPKSYVQMLSLGLLGCGVFFALIGISENLVLIAGFGFMMFAFMPAIQIGAEVLIRTNLDNTVQGRAFGLIGLITQMGYILAFIAAGILSDLIFEPFMLGSSKLAIQIGEIIGYGVGRGNALLIIITGIGLLVAGIVTARLKSVRTLEKKETTHETFTKSYSKGL, encoded by the coding sequence ATGAAGCAACAAAAGATAATAGCAGGATTTCCAAATCAGAACGCCGCAATGAAAAAATTCAAGGTCCTGCTAGCAGGTGTTTTTATCTCCAGCATTGGCAGCGGCTTAACCGATTTTGGATTGGCGATCTATATTTTAAATCGAACCGGGTCGGTGAGTGCTACCGGAGTCTTTGCCGTTTGCGCCTTTCTGCCAGCGATACTGCTGGCGCCGGTGGGCGGGGTGTTGGCCGATCGTTATGACAGGCGACTGATGATGATTCTGGGTGAGCTGTTTTCCGGACTGGCACTACTGATCTGTCTGGTAGCGGTGATGAGTTCTTACCCGTCGCTGGTGGCGATCTGTGTTGGCGCGGGTATTAGCTCGGTCTTTTCGGCTCTGACAGAACCGGCTTTTAAGGCCACCATCACTGATCTCTTATCCGCTGCGGATTTTGCCCGGGCTGGCGGTATGGTTCAGTTGGCGAGCAGTGCCAAGCTGCTGATTGCTCCGGCTGTGGCTGGTTTGCTTTTGCAGGTAACGCCAGTGAGCAGTTTGATCATATTGGATATGCTGACGTTTTTTACCACAGTTTTGATCATCGCCTTTGTGAGAAAAGGTTTGGTTAGCAGAAAAAGAGCAGTAGCGAATTTGGATTTCATAAGTGAAATGAGCGATGGCATCACCGCTATCCGGAGCAAAAAGGGCATTATGACGATGATTGCCATCATGACGATTACCACCTTCTGTCTGGGGTTTGTACAGATGTTAAGTAAGCCGCTGGTGCTAGCCATTGCCGGCGAAAGGGAGCTGGGGATTCTAACCACGGTGATTGCCATGGGAATGATGGCAGGAAGCCTTATTATCAGTATAATCAAACATCCAAAATCTTATGTGCAGATGCTATCGTTGGGATTGTTGGGTTGTGGAGTCTTTTTTGCATTGATTGGCATCAGTGAAAACCTGGTTCTGATAGCCGGGTTTGGATTTATGATGTTTGCCTTTATGCCAGCCATCCAAATTGGGGCGGAGGTGTTGATTCGAACCAATCTGGACAATACCGTTCAGGGCCGGGCTTTTGGTCTGATTGGTCTGATTACCCAGATGGGTTATATACTGGCCTTTATCGCCGCGGGAATTTTATCAGATCTAATCTTTGAACCTTTTATGCTGGGGAGCAGCAAACTGGCCATTCAAATTGGTGAAATCATCGGCTATGGTGTGGGACGGGGTAATGCTCTGTTGATCATCATCACCGGAATCGGACTGCTCGTGGCCGGAATAGTGACGGCCCGGTTAAAAAGTGTCAGAACCCTGGAAAAGAAGGAGACTACTCATGAAACTTTTACTAAGTCTTATTCAAAAGGACTTTAA
- a CDS encoding ABC transporter permease, which translates to MKLLLSLIQKDFKKNPAITMALAVFLILAALLMAGGLRVAGTMISSYDGLGQKALPPDYLQIHKGEYEVAAMDRFAASQDGIADFLTVRMLTINNANIIYHGETLEKVLMDNSFVVQNEGFDYLLDMDNQIATVKDGEIGVPVYYAETLGIAPGDVITLKKEGFVKALKVATIIRDAQMNVAMTSSKRFLISPVDQEALSQHMGEWEVSFEFLLKEGVDTGVLEQAYRAAELPANGVAITGSLLNLFNVFSYGLVAMIIIAISLLLIFMALLCLSFIIRATMADEQVSIGEMKAIGFPGKAIATLYQLKYQILMGVAGIIGYLGAIPFGNFFSVSVVRYCGMGSSPGLKWGLPFIGLLLLSGMVAWGCHRVVKKNLRSTVVELLRGAGGRRREGHYTLPSSGLKHPNLTIALGELACKWREYGVILLVFIFSAFLMLLPMNMKQTIQDPSFITYMGVGESDIRIDIKYSPQLTQQQQRVLAILENDPDIEKYAIYKNGYVQAENDQGEGVNIRVESGDESVFPLVYLAGQAPVGKNEIALSSMNAAELGKKVDDALAVVYGDETMNFNVVGIYQDITYGGKTAKAAIDFNNEDVEAYILYLSLAEGVDLALKTNELRGGLPDIKVTPVPSFIAQTLGGIVDNLSQVEAAAMVIALMISALITVMFLKLVMAREHSAIAVKKAIGFTTRDIRIQLAIRILVIQGLGILIGTVLANTLGEAIFSLMLSSMGATRMTLLIQPLKAYLICPAVQLLMVVVAVIGVTRAVKQYHIKEQIME; encoded by the coding sequence ATGAAACTTTTACTAAGTCTTATTCAAAAGGACTTTAAAAAAAATCCCGCCATTACCATGGCACTGGCGGTTTTTCTGATTCTGGCGGCGCTGTTGATGGCCGGTGGACTGCGGGTGGCGGGAACGATGATTTCCTCTTATGATGGGTTAGGCCAAAAGGCACTGCCTCCGGATTACCTGCAGATTCATAAGGGCGAATATGAAGTCGCCGCTATGGATCGTTTTGCGGCGAGCCAGGACGGCATTGCAGATTTTCTTACCGTCAGGATGCTGACGATTAATAACGCTAACATTATCTATCATGGTGAAACTCTTGAAAAGGTACTGATGGATAACAGCTTTGTGGTTCAGAATGAGGGATTTGATTATTTGCTGGATATGGATAACCAGATCGCCACGGTTAAGGATGGAGAAATCGGGGTGCCGGTTTATTATGCCGAAACCCTGGGGATTGCTCCGGGCGATGTAATTACCCTCAAAAAGGAAGGTTTTGTCAAAGCGTTAAAGGTTGCCACCATTATCCGGGATGCCCAGATGAATGTGGCGATGACCTCTTCGAAGCGGTTTCTGATTAGTCCGGTCGATCAGGAAGCGCTCAGTCAGCACATGGGAGAATGGGAGGTTAGCTTTGAATTTTTGTTAAAAGAAGGGGTGGATACCGGGGTTTTGGAGCAAGCCTATCGGGCGGCCGAGCTGCCCGCCAATGGGGTAGCTATCACCGGTAGTCTGCTTAATCTTTTTAATGTGTTTTCTTATGGCCTGGTGGCTATGATTATCATCGCGATTAGTCTGCTGTTGATTTTTATGGCGCTGCTCTGCCTGTCTTTTATTATCCGGGCAACCATGGCCGATGAGCAGGTATCCATTGGTGAGATGAAGGCCATCGGTTTTCCGGGAAAAGCCATCGCGACCCTGTACCAGTTGAAGTATCAGATTTTGATGGGGGTAGCCGGGATCATCGGTTATCTGGGTGCTATCCCATTTGGTAATTTCTTTTCGGTATCGGTGGTGCGTTATTGCGGAATGGGGAGTAGCCCAGGGCTAAAATGGGGGCTGCCGTTTATCGGCCTGCTGCTCCTAAGTGGCATGGTGGCTTGGGGATGCCATCGGGTTGTCAAAAAAAATCTGCGCAGCACCGTGGTAGAACTGCTTCGGGGCGCCGGGGGACGGCGTCGGGAGGGGCACTATACGCTGCCGTCCTCCGGCCTCAAACACCCCAATCTAACTATCGCCCTGGGGGAACTTGCCTGTAAATGGCGGGAATATGGGGTGATCTTGCTGGTTTTTATTTTCTCGGCATTTTTGATGCTGTTGCCAATGAATATGAAACAGACCATTCAGGATCCGTCGTTTATTACCTATATGGGGGTGGGTGAATCAGATATTCGGATCGATATTAAGTATTCACCGCAGCTCACTCAGCAGCAGCAGCGGGTTTTGGCGATACTGGAGAATGATCCTGATATTGAGAAATATGCCATTTATAAAAATGGCTATGTTCAGGCCGAAAACGACCAGGGTGAAGGGGTGAACATCCGGGTGGAAAGCGGCGATGAATCGGTTTTCCCGCTTGTCTATCTGGCGGGACAGGCACCGGTTGGCAAAAATGAGATCGCTTTGTCGTCAATGAATGCCGCGGAACTGGGGAAAAAAGTTGACGATGCGCTCGCAGTGGTTTATGGTGATGAAACCATGAACTTTAACGTCGTCGGGATTTATCAGGATATTACCTACGGCGGAAAAACGGCCAAGGCCGCCATTGACTTTAACAATGAGGATGTTGAGGCCTATATCCTGTATCTGAGTCTGGCCGAAGGTGTCGATTTGGCTCTCAAAACCAATGAACTGCGCGGGGGGCTGCCGGATATCAAGGTCACCCCGGTGCCCAGCTTTATTGCCCAGACCCTGGGTGGGATTGTCGATAACCTGAGTCAGGTGGAAGCGGCGGCGATGGTGATTGCCTTAATGATAAGCGCACTAATCACAGTCATGTTTTTAAAACTGGTCATGGCTCGTGAACATAGTGCTATTGCGGTAAAAAAAGCGATCGGTTTCACTACCCGGGATATCCGCATCCAACTGGCGATCCGGATTCTGGTGATTCAAGGCCTTGGCATTTTGATTGGGACGGTGCTGGCCAATACCCTGGGTGAAGCGATCTTTAGCCTGATGCTGTCATCGATGGGGGCAACACGAATGACATTATTAATCCAACCGCTGAAAGCTTATCTGATTTGTCCAGCGGTACAGCTGCTGATGGTTGTCGTTGCAGTCATCGGTGTAACTCGGGCAGTCAAACAGTATCATATCAAAGAACAAATTATGGAATAG
- a CDS encoding ABC transporter ATP-binding protein has translation MIKVEQISKSFRVKAPVDSAIATSILKEISFNIGRGDFVAVMGPSGSGKSTLLYSVSGMDQVTAGRIVFDGINLTEMNEESLAGLRLNKMGFVFQNAQMLKNLSLFDNLILPGLVAKKEKSQVIRNRARDLMKRMDIDGLGGRDIREVSGGQLQRASICRAMINNPEVLFLDEPTGALNSAATDQVLDILEALNDEGMTIMTVTHDPRVAVRAKKVIYIRDGEIAGEKELQAGANREQELEDWLKRV, from the coding sequence ATGATAAAAGTAGAACAGATCAGTAAATCCTTTAGAGTCAAGGCCCCGGTAGATTCGGCGATTGCAACAAGCATTTTAAAAGAGATCTCCTTTAACATTGGCAGAGGTGATTTTGTGGCTGTGATGGGCCCTTCCGGCTCAGGTAAATCCACCCTGCTTTATAGTGTCAGCGGAATGGATCAGGTAACCGCGGGGCGGATCGTCTTTGATGGGATCAACCTGACCGAAATGAATGAGGAAAGCCTGGCCGGGTTGCGGCTGAACAAAATGGGTTTTGTTTTTCAGAATGCCCAGATGCTAAAAAATCTGTCGTTATTCGATAACCTGATTCTCCCGGGGCTGGTGGCTAAAAAAGAAAAATCGCAAGTCATCAGAAACCGGGCCCGGGATTTGATGAAGCGGATGGATATTGACGGGCTTGGCGGCCGGGATATACGGGAAGTTTCCGGGGGGCAATTGCAGCGGGCATCCATCTGCCGGGCGATGATCAATAACCCGGAGGTGCTATTTCTGGACGAACCCACCGGCGCCCTGAACTCCGCAGCCACCGACCAGGTTCTGGATATTCTGGAAGCATTGAATGACGAAGGGATGACGATTATGACGGTTACCCATGATCCCCGGGTGGCTGTTCGAGCAAAAAAAGTCATTTATATCCGCGACGGCGAGATCGCCGGCGAGAAAGAACTCCAGGCCGGGGCAAATCGGGAGCAGGAGCTGGAGGACTGGTTGAAGCGTGTTTAA
- a CDS encoding helix-turn-helix transcriptional regulator: MKNRLEEVRKLNGIKQEELALALEVSRQTIGSLENGRYNPSIILAFKIARYFEMSIEDIFIYEEEKNEASV; encoded by the coding sequence GTGAAGAATCGACTGGAAGAAGTTAGAAAATTAAATGGGATTAAGCAAGAAGAATTAGCTTTGGCTCTTGAAGTGTCAAGACAGACAATTGGTTCGCTTGAGAATGGCAGATATAATCCTTCAATTATATTAGCGTTTAAAATTGCCCGGTATTTTGAAATGAGTATTGAAGATATATTTATATATGAGGAGGAGAAAAATGAAGCGTCAGTTTAG
- a CDS encoding helix-turn-helix domain-containing protein, whose amino-acid sequence MLKCLNEVLNYIEDNLDETIEFDEIEKIAGVTEYHFRRIFSFVSGMPLNEYIRYRRLSNAAFELQNKEISVTEMAFKYGYNSVDGFSRAFKEWCNISPSEISKTTQFRAFPKLTFQLAIYGGVDMDYQIEEKEAFKMVGFKKRVPIVFNGENKEIIELAQGITPIQRKTMHSYANIEPGEPMSASFNFDEGRMNEQGNLDHMIGVISTLEDSFEGFDVVDVPPLKWAIFISEGEFPKVMQKTWGQIFAEWLPSSDYELVDAPEICFIGDLSDRSKVRCENWIAVKKIK is encoded by the coding sequence ATGCTAAAATGTCTGAATGAAGTGCTAAACTATATCGAAGATAATCTGGATGAAACCATTGAATTTGATGAAATTGAAAAAATTGCTGGTGTTACAGAATATCATTTTCGAAGAATCTTTTCATTTGTGTCGGGAATGCCGCTAAATGAGTACATTCGTTATCGAAGGCTCTCAAATGCGGCCTTTGAGCTTCAGAATAAAGAGATTTCGGTCACCGAAATGGCTTTTAAATATGGTTATAACTCAGTGGATGGTTTTTCGCGGGCATTCAAAGAGTGGTGTAATATCAGTCCATCGGAGATCAGTAAGACAACACAGTTCCGAGCATTTCCAAAACTGACCTTTCAATTAGCTATTTATGGAGGTGTTGATATGGATTATCAAATTGAGGAAAAAGAAGCGTTTAAAATGGTCGGGTTTAAAAAGAGGGTGCCCATTGTGTTTAATGGAGAGAACAAAGAAATTATTGAATTAGCACAAGGAATCACCCCGATCCAGCGGAAAACCATGCATTCCTATGCAAACATTGAACCTGGTGAACCGATGAGCGCTTCGTTTAATTTTGATGAAGGGCGAATGAATGAACAGGGCAATCTTGATCATATGATTGGGGTAATTAGCACGCTGGAGGATTCATTTGAAGGTTTTGATGTGGTGGACGTGCCGCCGTTGAAGTGGGCTATTTTTATATCAGAAGGTGAGTTTCCGAAGGTAATGCAGAAGACCTGGGGTCAGATTTTTGCTGAGTGGCTACCTTCCTCGGACTATGAATTGGTTGATGCGCCGGAAATCTGTTTTATTGGTGACTTGTCGGATCGTTCAAAAGTGCGATGTGAAAATTGGATCGCAGTGAAAAAGATCAAATAA
- a CDS encoding MerR family transcriptional regulator codes for MKNNTNDFEKKIPMRELEKLTSMNRSTINYYIKEGILPLPQKSAKNMAYYDETFVEKLKLIEIMKKEHYSLAQIKKLINSESGTINDFCFQILESVNKLLPYGVDENLVTKKQLCDIGLDETLINELIEMNIIIPDNTDNTLFPAYSLTVCQFIKYFTDVGIPLPIVEEIINKLKELAYLEKDTFIDYIRNPMIDNHLSPEKQKTEIDQCILNINALLPILHLQFLILPTRNLLKSTPD; via the coding sequence ATGAAAAACAATACAAACGATTTCGAAAAAAAAATTCCCATGCGTGAGCTGGAAAAATTAACGTCGATGAACCGATCCACCATTAATTATTATATTAAAGAAGGCATTTTACCGTTACCCCAAAAATCTGCCAAAAACATGGCTTATTATGATGAAACCTTCGTCGAAAAATTAAAACTAATCGAAATCATGAAAAAAGAGCACTATTCTCTTGCCCAGATTAAAAAACTTATTAACAGTGAATCTGGTACGATCAATGATTTTTGTTTTCAAATTCTAGAATCTGTCAATAAACTTCTCCCCTACGGAGTCGATGAAAATCTGGTAACAAAAAAACAACTTTGCGACATTGGATTAGACGAAACGCTCATTAACGAACTGATTGAGATGAACATTATTATTCCCGACAATACCGATAACACCCTATTTCCGGCCTACAGTTTAACCGTATGTCAATTCATAAAATATTTTACCGATGTTGGCATACCGCTTCCTATTGTAGAAGAAATTATCAATAAATTGAAAGAGCTAGCTTATCTCGAAAAAGATACATTTATTGATTATATCCGCAATCCGATGATCGATAACCATCTATCTCCGGAAAAGCAAAAAACTGAAATCGATCAATGTATTCTGAACATCAACGCCTTGTTACCAATTTTGCATTTGCAATTTTTAATACTCCCCACCAGAAATTTGCTAAAATCCACCCCCGATTAA
- a CDS encoding response regulator transcription factor, translating into MQIKVLIVEDNRALNKSVINLLKKEGYAAFGATEVEEAKDIFLKEAPQIILLDIMLKDSSGYELIPFFKMNPDNFILMLTALDDKQSKANAYENGADDYITKPFDLYELIYKLRAIKRRIKAQQKVCQAGDVIFDMESNQLTCNGQTFSIQPSQAKFFKALYQKYQENTYLDKKEAIEWLNPGVDESFRLQTMVARLRKNLADIGSECVIIETVYGKGYRLVLIGQRSE; encoded by the coding sequence ATGCAAATAAAAGTATTAATCGTCGAAGATAATAGGGCTTTAAACAAAAGTGTAATAAACCTGTTAAAAAAAGAAGGGTATGCGGCTTTTGGTGCAACTGAAGTTGAAGAGGCAAAAGACATTTTTTTAAAAGAAGCCCCACAAATCATTCTGCTTGATATTATGTTAAAAGATAGTAGCGGATATGAGTTAATTCCTTTTTTCAAAATGAACCCGGATAACTTCATTTTAATGCTTACCGCTTTAGATGATAAACAAAGCAAAGCCAATGCTTATGAAAATGGTGCCGATGATTATATCACTAAACCATTTGATCTTTATGAATTGATATACAAATTAAGAGCGATAAAACGAAGAATCAAAGCGCAGCAAAAAGTTTGCCAGGCGGGCGATGTTATTTTTGATATGGAATCAAATCAACTGACATGCAATGGTCAAACGTTTTCGATTCAGCCCAGTCAAGCAAAGTTTTTTAAAGCGTTGTATCAAAAATATCAGGAAAATACTTATCTTGACAAAAAAGAAGCCATCGAATGGTTGAATCCTGGGGTTGATGAGAGTTTTCGTTTGCAAACGATGGTCGCACGTCTCAGGAAAAATTTAGCGGATATTGGTAGCGAGTGTGTTATTATTGAAACTGTTTACGGAAAAGGATATCGTCTTGTTTTAATCGGCCAGAGGTCAGAATAA